ACCAGGAATGAGGCGATCAGAATACCGATAATTTTTAGTAGTACTGACTTATCCATTTCGTTAACTATCTGCTAAATGATTGTGTAGCGATTTCGTCCATCGTTTTCTGCTCACTGCGCTGAATTTTCTTTGAAAACATCTGCTGTTCCACCTCTTTAAGCTTCTCCAGTATATGGCACTCTTTATGAGCATCTGCCAGTGAATTCCGAACTTCAGAAACTGACTTATCTGCCTCCTGTGATTCAGATCCCAGTTTGCGGATCAGTTCATGGGTTTGGAGAACATGCCTTCCGTGGCGTTTAATTGTTTGAATATTTGCGGCTGTCTGTACGGAATCGGTTTCCAGGTAGTGGTTCAGCTTGTTTTGCACCTCAACCTTCACATCATCAATTTTTTTCTTCTTCATCAGTTCTTCAGCCAGTTTCTGCTTCTGAACTTTTTCCTGATGCTTGCGAACCTTCAATACCGATTCCAGCGAAAATTTAAAAGCCATGTAATCTGCCGATTTAACTAACGATTTTTTTCAGCGCACCCCAGAGATCATCCCTGAAGTCAGCTTCGTTCATATCCTGTATCAAAAATGATTCCAAATTGGGATGTTTTTTGATCGCTTCGTCAATTTTTTGATTAGAACCTTTCACATATGCCCCGATGTTCACCAAATCTTCCGCTTCGCGATAGGTAGCCAGAAGTTCACGGGCTTTCATAGCCACCGCGCGCTGCTCATCCGATACAATATTCGGCATCACCCGGGAAATACTTTCCAGTATATCGATGGCGGGATAGTGATTTTTATGGGCCAAACGCCTGGAAAGCACGATATGCCCATCCAAAATAGAACGCACGGCATCGGCTATCGGCTCATTCATATCGTCGTTATCCACAAGAACTGTATAGATTCCGGTGATGCTTCCTTCCCCTGTTTTCCCTGCCCGTTCCAGCAGTTTCGGGAGGATCGCAAACACGCTGGGGGTATATCCTTTTGTGGTTGGCGGTTCGCCGGATGCCAGGCCAAT
The window above is part of the Rhodohalobacter sp. SW132 genome. Proteins encoded here:
- the fliJ gene encoding flagellar export protein FliJ yields the protein MAFKFSLESVLKVRKHQEKVQKQKLAEELMKKKKIDDVKVEVQNKLNHYLETDSVQTAANIQTIKRHGRHVLQTHELIRKLGSESQEADKSVSEVRNSLADAHKECHILEKLKEVEQQMFSKKIQRSEQKTMDEIATQSFSR